A stretch of the Salvelinus namaycush isolate Seneca unplaced genomic scaffold, SaNama_1.0 Scaffold2385, whole genome shotgun sequence genome encodes the following:
- the LOC120038770 gene encoding variant surface antigen E-like, translated as MEIIKANNTAQHSGPTQWTNTVDQHSGPTQWTNTVDQHSGPTQWTNTVDQHSGPTQWTNTADQHSGPTQWTNTADQHSGPAQWTNTVAQHSGPAQWTNTVDQHSGPAQWTSTVDQHSGPTQWTNTVDQHSGPAQWTNTVEQHSGPTQWTNTVEQHSGPTQWTNTVDQHSGPAQWTNTVDQHSGPTQWTSTVDQHSGPTQRTSTADQHSGPTQRTNTVEQHSGTTQWTNTVEQNM; from the exons Atggagatcatcaaag CTAACAACACAGCCCAACACAGTGGACCAACACAGTGGACCAACACAGTGGACCAGCACAGTGGACCAACACAGTGGACCAACACAGTGGACCAGCACAGTGGACCAACACAGTGGACCAACACAGTGGACCAACACAGTGGACCAACACAGTGGACCAACACAGCGGACCAGCACAGCGGACCAACACAGTGGACCAACACAGCGGACCAACACAGTGGACCAGCACAGTGGACCAACACAGTGGCCCAACACAGTGGACCAGCACAGTGGACCAACACAGTGGACCAACACAGTGGACCAGCACAGTGGACCAGCACAGTGGACCAACACAGTGGACCAACACAGTGGACCAACACAGTGGACCAGCACAGTGGACCAGCACAGTGGACCAACACAGTGGAACAACACAGTGGACCAACACAGTGGACCAACACAGTGGAACAACACAGTGGACCAACACAGTGGACCAACACAGTGGACCAGCACAGTGGACCAGCACAGTGGACCAACACAGTGGACCAACACAGTGGACCAACACAGTGGACCAGCACAGTGGACCAACACAGTGGACCAACACAGCGGACCAGCACAGCGGACCAACACAGTGGACCAACACAGCGGACCAACACAGTGGAACAACACAGTGGAACAACACAGTGGACCAACACAGTGGAACAAAACATGTGA